CCGAAAAAAATGGTCCCAAACATCAAGCAGACCGACGCCTCCTTCAATTTAAACATCTTTGGCAAAAAAGCGAATTAAATGACTCACTCTGGCCTCATACTCTCGCTTTTGTGGTCTCCCAATATGGCCCAAAACAACTCTATAAATGGCGCCAACAAGATCCCCTCCTCCTCGCCCTCAAAGATAGCCTCGCCCAGCACCAACTCCTGCCCTACCAAGCTATCCAATTAGCCAAAAAGGATTGGCCCTGCCTGCAAAATCTCTCCCCCAAAGAACAAAATTATATCCACCAAGCGCTCTTTAAAACTAATTAAGCCCCTCTATATAAGAAGCTTCATCTTCTTTTTTTGGGGCCTCAGCTGCGGCTTCGCCTTGCTGCGCTACGCTTTGGGGCTCGCAGGTCTGCTCGGCCCTGCGTCGCCTTCGGCTCCTTGGTCTGGCCTAACGGCCACCCCGCCGCATCGCTAGGCCTGCGGCCCTTCGGGCCTGTAGGATGGATATAACTAAAAAGCCCCCGCTTCCAAGATAGAAGGCAGGGGCTTAGGTTTTCAACTTCCGCAGCTTTTAAGCTGCAGGCCAAAATAATGATGAGCTTAACGGCTAATAATTGGGTTGTCATTATCCACCGTATCATCATCGTTTGTAGATGAAGAGTCAGAGTTTTCTACTGTTTCTTGCTTCTTTGAAGATCTTTGTCCCTTAAAGCGTTCGCTGAGACGGTCATAAGCCGTTTTTGCACCAGGTACACTAGCTTCTGCATAGGCAGTAATAATCTTGTAAACAAAAAGGCTATTGACATAGGCTTCGCTGCCCGAGAGGGCTGCCGTGTTTTTTAGTGCCTTTAGAAACTGCTCCATACGCACAATAAACTGCTGAAGCTGATCAAAGAGTCGTAGGTCATTTGAAATTTCAGTCATGTTGATGTGTGCAGGCATGCTAAGGTCAAGGTAGTTGACCACAGAAATAGTTTCTGCAACAAAGCGATGATTGTTTACGCTAATGTGGTTAAGCTTACGAATTTCTTCTTCATCAAGCTCAGTGAGAAAAGGAAAAAGCATTTGGCAGTCATTCAAGAGCTGCTCAGCATTTGCGAAATCGGCGTCAGTCATAAATGCAGACACACGATTCAAATTGAGATTTGCCATAAAATCATGGGTATTAAAGTTTATAAATAAGAGTTATAACTCATTGTACATTACAATTATAAGCGTATACTTTTATAGATGCAACTATATCTTTAATTTTTTACGACAAAAAAAATTAGTCGCATTGATTTAAGTAGCCTACTTTACAACTTAAATTTTACCGAAAGACTTTATATATCGACCTTTGACGAGCAAAAAAGCCAGTCTACAAAAGAGTAAACTGGCTTTTTCATTAACCTCACATTAACATTTTTTCAGGACCTAGAGCTGAGCTGTTTTATGCAATTCTTTGATAGTTAGATTTTTTTGTTAGCTTTTTGTTTTGGAAAAAGCTCGTATTAGTAATTTTTTTAAGCTGGCTAGGTCCGAGAGTAAGCTGGCTGGGTCCGAGAGTAAGCTGGCTGGGTCTGAGAGTAAGCTGGCTGGGTCTGAGAGTAAGCTGGCTAGGTCTGAGAGTAAGCTGGCTAGGTCCGAGAGTAAGCTGGCTAGGTCTGAGAGTAAGCTGGCTAGGTCCGAGAGTAAGCTGGCTAGGTCCGAGAGTAAGCTGGCTAGGTCCGAGAGTAAGCTGGCTAGGTCCGAGAGTAAGCTGGCTGGGTCCGAGAGTAAGCTGGCTAGGTCCGAGAGTAAGCTGGCTGGGTCTGAGAGTAAGCTGGCTAGGTCCGAGAGTAAGCTGGCTGGGTCTGAGAGCTAAATAAGACCATTTTTTATTTTGTTGCCTCAATATAATTTTTAACAACTGCTTAACAATTTGGCCAATCATCGCCTAGGGACAAGCCCCTAGGCTAATCCAATGGATTCAGCCCTCTGCGAGGGCCTCAACTATTGATCATCTTGCTCGCCGCAGGAGCTTAAAAGCCCCTGCTTCCAGGATAGAAGGCAGGGGCTTAGGTTTTCAGGACCTGCGGCTTTTAAGCTGCAGGCCAAGGGGCAATAAAGAGCTAGCTGATTGGATCCTAATCTGGCTGCGGCTTTTAAGCCGCAGCTATGGCCGAAGGCCAAACGGCCTAGCGATGTGCAGCAGTGGCGCGCAGCGCCAGACCAAGGAGCCGAAGGCGACGCAGGGCCGAGCGAACAGCGAGCTGCGAAACGTAGCGCCCGCCGTAGGCGGGAGGCCCCAAAACCTCAGCGAGCTGCGACAACAAGCCCTTTAGGGCGTCTTCGACGACCGAAGGGAGTAAACGTAGCGCAGCAAGGCGAAGCCGCAGCTGAGGCCCCAAAACATCCTCCTAGAGTTCTACCAGCAGATTACAGCCTCTAAGGTCCGACTGATCGAGGCGGCCCAAGACCTCAAAGCGCCCATCGGCATATTTTCGGCCTAGGTCGTCGGTAGCAATGAAGGCACAGCTATCCAGATTGGCGAGGTCCACAATATTGATGGCCCCATTGCGCTGCGGCTCCCTATATATATGTAGAGGGTCGCTATGCTCACGGATATAAATGCCCATTTGGGCGGGGGGACTAAAAATGCCCTGCCCCAGAGAATAGGCCTGCGATAGAAGTTCGGTCATGCCATATTCCGAATGAATCTGCTCAACGCCAAAGGCCTGGCCCAAAATAGCATGCAGCTCCTCTCGCAAAATCTCCTTGCGGCGGCCCTTCATGCCCCCAGTTTCTAGCAGAATATCTTGAGGGCCTAAAGGAAAGCCCCCAGCCTCGGCAAAATCGAGCAGGGCAAAGCTCACGCCCCAAAGCAAAACCTTTTCGTCGGCAGCCTTGGCCGCTTGCATCTGCCTGCGCAGCTCCTCTATATTATAGAGGTAAAAGCCGCTGCCCCTCTTGGCCTGCTTCAAAAAATGTTCGATCATATAGATTAGGGAAGAGCCCTGCCGCTCCAAGTAAGAGGGCAAAAGGGCCAAAATGCGGTAATCCGAGAGGGGGCCATATTGTGCTTCAAAACAGCGGACCGACTGCTCTTCATAACGGCTTAGTTCTCGAACAAAGTGCTGGCTGCGCTGCTGCCCCGTGGTCCCACTGCTACTAAATACTTCTTCTTCGGCCCAATCCCCTGCCGCAATCCGCTGCGTTTTAAACAAAGAGATGGGCAAAAAGGGAATATCCTCTAATTGCTTTACGTTTTGGGGCTTTCGGCCCAAAAGATCTACCCATTGTTGATAGATCAAATTATGTGTATATTGATAGCGAAAAACCGCCAGGGCTATTTCGGGCAAATCAGGGGCCTGCATCTGCCCAATTGCGGTCCATAACTCCTCTCGCCAA
This genomic interval from Saprospira grandis contains the following:
- a CDS encoding acyl transferase, coding for MSSADAWREELWTAIGQMQAPDLPEIALAVFRYQYTHNLIYQQWVDLLGRKPQNVKQLEDIPFLPISLFKTQRIAAGDWAEEEVFSSSGTTGQQRSQHFVRELSRYEEQSVRCFEAQYGPLSDYRILALLPSYLERQGSSLIYMIEHFLKQAKRGSGFYLYNIEELRRQMQAAKAADEKVLLWGVSFALLDFAEAGGFPLGPQDILLETGGMKGRRKEILREELHAILGQAFGVEQIHSEYGMTELLSQAYSLGQGIFSPPAQMGIYIREHSDPLHIYREPQRNGAINIVDLANLDSCAFIATDDLGRKYADGRFEVLGRLDQSDLRGCNLLVEL